ACTTCCCAAAAAGGGGTCAAAAACGACTTCGTCTTTCTTTGTATATCTTAAAATCAACTGGTGGGGAATTTGGGGAACAAAGTTGCCGTGATAAAAGTTACTATGTTTTCCTGTTTTATCTCTTTCAGGAATTATCCAAAGACTATCAGTCCAAATTTCTGATTTGCCCCATTCTTTTATATTAAGATCGTTAAAAAATGGCATATTATATCTTTGGTTAATAATACCACTATTTTTGCGGTGAGGGTGGGATTCGAACCCACGGTAGCCAAATTGACTACAGAAGTTTTCAAGACTTCCGCACTAGACCTCTATGCGACCTCACCTTGCTTGTCATAGTGTGATTTTGCGGTGGGGGCGAGATTCGAACTCGCGCGAGTATTACTACTCAGAGAATTAGCAATTCTCCGCAATGGGCCAACTATGCGACCCCACCTTAATCTGCAATTATAGCATCAACGATACTGAATCTCATAGCATCAACGATGCTGAATCTCATAGCATCAACGATGCTGAATCTCATAGCATCAACGATGCTGAATCTCATAGCAGATACACCACGCTAATCTGATATACTAATTTATATGGAACCTGCCAACCAAAATGAGACTACATTCAAACCTGATTTGGAAAAAGAATTATTTACTTGGGTTGCTCCAGCCAGGCCATTTAAGAGAAGAGATAGGCATTTTTATGTAACTACAATTTCAATTGCAGCTATGGTTTGTTTAATTCTGTTTCTTGCAGAGGGGGCAATGCCTGTAATTTTAATTATTTCACTTATTTTCTTGTATTATGTTATGAGCACTGTTCCACCTGACAATATTGAATATAGAATTACAAATAAAGGCATAAAAGTTGGGGACAGACGAGTTGATTGGCAATTTTTAGGTAGATTTTGGTTTGGAAAAAGATATGACAGTGAACTTTTAATTCTAGAAACAAGTTTTATACCAAACAGAATGGAACTTGTAATTACCCCTGAATCAAAAGAACAAATAATAAAAACTCTTTCAGAATATTTAGTTCAAGAAGAAGTTTCACCTTCAAGATTAGACAAGGCAATTGACTGGTTTAGTAAAAAACTCCCCAATTAAAGTATAATATACCTACTTAGATTTTTTAGTGCCCGTAGTTCAACGGATAACAACCTTGCTTCGCAAGAACGTTGTCAGTTGACTGCTTGCACTTATGTGCCCGTAGTTCAACGGATAGAATTGAAGATTGCGGATCTTTAGATACAAGTTCGATTCTTGTCGGGCACACATAAGAAAGTAAGGAGGGTTCGCATAGTGGCCAATTGCACGAGTTTCGAAAACTCGAGGGAGTAATCCCTTCGCAGGTTCAAATCCTGCACCCTCCGCTAAAGTTTTTCGTGATATAATACCTGATAAATAAACTATGAAAAATGGAAACAATGAAGTCTTAGTGGGTGGGGCAGTAGTATTTAAAGAAGGTAAAAGTAAACTTCAATATTTACTTTCGAAAAACAGTGATGGTGATTGGGAGTTATTAAAATCAACAGTCAGAAGGGGAGAATCTTCAGTTAGGTCGGTTATTAGATATACATCTGAACAAGGAAATATGAACACAAGGGTTTTGGATGAAATAGGTAGGGCAACAAGTACTGCAACTGTTAACAATAAAACTATTAGTTATAAATACATATATTATTTAATGATTTTTAAAGCAGGGGCAGAAATATCAGGTATGGGAGAGATTAATTGGCTTGATTATTCAAATGCATCAAAAAAGATAAAACTAAAAAGAGAAAAAGACATTTTAAAATCAGCTTCAGTAATGGTTAAAGAGTGGCAAAAAAAGAAAAAGAAAAAATAACTAAATTCTCATGAGTGATGCATCTATTGAACTAATTGAGAAACATGAAAGATTAGAACCCCACGAGAGTGACAACAAAACAAGAGAGGTTGCAGCAGCTCGTCTGTGGGTGACGGGCGATGACTTAAATATGAGAATTGCAGAAAAAATTTGGAAAGAAACAGGAACTTTACAACCCTCAATTCAATCACTGAAAGATCACATGCTTCAGTTAAAAAACAAGTGATATAATACCCCTTATTGGAAGGGTGTCCGAGTGGTTTAAGGAGCACGATTGGAAATCGTGTGGTGTTAAAGCCTCGCAGGTTCGAATCCTGTCCCTTCCGCAATTGACAAACTGTACAGAATTATGTAATATAAACTTATGACAAAAACATTACCTATTACACAGGCCAGAGAAGAACTAACTTCCCTAGTAGACAAGGCTAAAAGGAAACTTGACGAATTTGTAATTACGGTCAACGGTTCACCTGCCGCAGTTTTGATGTCTGCTTCAGAGTTTGATTCATGGAAAGAAACTCTTGAGATTATGTCTGATCCACAACTAATGAAGACAATAGAGGAGGGGGAAAGGGAAATTAACGAAGATAAGGGAAAAGATTGGGATATGGTTAAAAAACAACTTGGTCTTTAATGTTTAAAATAATAATCGCTCCAAAAGCTATCAAACAGCTCAAATTACTAAAGTTTGTACACAAAGAGGCAGTTGGTTTTGCGATTGATGACCTGAAAAATGATCCCGAATTGGGAAAAAAACTAAAAGATAAATTTTTGGGCAAATATTCTTACAGGGTTGGTGTTTATCGAATAATTTATAAAATTGACAAAAATAATAAGACTGTATATTTAATGTCTGCCGGTCATCGCTCAATAGTTTATAGCTAATCTTGAAATTTGAGCCATGATGTATAATCCAAATTAATGGCTGATAATCAAATTGAAGAAGTAAAGAATAAAACAGATATTGTTTCTTTGATTTCAGAATATATTGAAGTTAAAAAGGCGGGCAGAAATTATAAAGCCAATTGTCCATTCCATGGTGAAAAAACTCCATCTTTTATGATTACTCCAGAACTTCAAATATATAAATGTTTTGGTTGTGGCAGATCAGGGGATGTTTATACTTTTATCGAAGAACACGAAGGAATGAGTTTTGGTGAAGCCCTAAAATATTTAGCTGAGAAAGCAGGAGTAAAATTAACAAAATTTAAGGATGATGATTTTTCTGAAAAGGAAAAAATAATATCAATCAATGAAAAAGCTTTA
This bacterium DNA region includes the following protein-coding sequences:
- a CDS encoding type II toxin-antitoxin system Phd/YefM family antitoxin produces the protein MTKTLPITQAREELTSLVDKAKRKLDEFVITVNGSPAAVLMSASEFDSWKETLEIMSDPQLMKTIEEGEREINEDKGKDWDMVKKQLGL
- a CDS encoding type II toxin-antitoxin system RelE/ParE family toxin, with product MFKIIIAPKAIKQLKLLKFVHKEAVGFAIDDLKNDPELGKKLKDKFLGKYSYRVGVYRIIYKIDKNNKTVYLMSAGHRSIVYS